One window of the Dendropsophus ebraccatus isolate aDenEbr1 chromosome 12, aDenEbr1.pat, whole genome shotgun sequence genome contains the following:
- the LOC138770035 gene encoding zinc finger protein 271-like, producing the protein MTKNPPPVPLVLFSAREKEDVDERLKFENTECCGKELPEIPNPNMMMSTAVQSLHDGMAMKLGDFHKSEAPHRTTSTVKTELDDIESCQEGPRKEIKCGVCSEKFEYMSEMLFHEHIHIGNNCLECQICGHPFQNSINLKDHYNVHTNERPYKCELCAKAFTQSSSLLIHKRTHVIEKTYICDICGKVFKDASNFIKHKHLHSQPEDLTNQEQVSGVLLPEKPYACSYCEKAFKRTSDLKDHERVHTGERPYRCRICDKCFTQSSVLTGHMRIHTGEKPFHCNVCGKTFNNSSNFKKHQRTHSVQDIIAKVKTDEIFHSKQPLRIKNGMSYPNGVCAFLNRKDLGKMVLNDDDIKFVSEKKTPEKSNEKLIMNEVTPSITTSSFKARQPFNLTDIKAIQMVHFQNEVDLVSEYSILNGETVFHTNAEGSIKPKFSRSPTFECSNTASSEAENVNYYTKEAQDIYVEISDTTDDECDDDDGVVGLARCSFQYPIKDPKPKVEMDEKEIQSPNENTLLAEELIQGDNENIESDLPLSVSDGADQEDLILERSMEHWDSNINNFDQDGCQFFEMESKPYICFVCSKRFKRATDLKEHLRVHTGERPFVCQVCGKGFTQSSALSSHQRIHTGEKPFQCDVCYKRFNNSSNFSKHKRVHTGERPHNCPLCGKSFQEKRRVKRHLRAVHHILE; encoded by the coding sequence ATGACAAAAAATCCCCCACCTGTTCCGCTTGTATTGTTCAGCGCCAGAGAGAAAGAAGACGTTGATGAAAGGTTGAAATTTGAGAATACTGAATGTTGTGGAAAGGAACTGCCAGAGATACCTAACCCCAACATGATGATGAGTACAGCCGTGCAAAGCCTTCATGATGGGATGGCAATGAAGTTGGGAGACTTTCACAAGTCAGAAGCCCCACATCGAACAACAAGCACTGTCAAAACGGAGCTCGACGATATTGAAAGTTGCCAGGAAGGACCTAGAAAGGAAATCAAATGTGGTGTCTGTTCTGAAAAATTTGAATATATGTCCGAGATGTTGTTTCATGAACATATACATATTGGCAATAATTGTTTAGAATGCCAGATCTGTGGACATCCATTTCAGAATAGTATTAACTTAAAAGACCACTATAATGTACACACAAATGAACGACCTTATAAATGTGAATTATGTGCCAAAGCCTTCACCCAGTCTTCCTCTTTATTAATCCATAAACGTACTCACGTCATAGAAAAAACCTATATTTGCGATATATGTGGAAAGGTATTTAAAGATGCTTCGAATTTTATTAAACACAAACACCTTCATAGTCAGCCAGAAGATCTAACAAATCAAGAGCAGGTAAGCGGTGTATTACTGCCCGAAAAGCCATATGCATGTTCCTATTGTGAAAAAGCTTTTAAGCGTACGTCAGACTTGAAAGACCACGAGCGAGTTCACACTGGAGAACGGCCATACCGCTGCAGAATATGCGACAAGTGTTTCACTCAGTCTTCGGTCTTGACAGGACATATGAGAATTCATACCGGGGAGAAGCCATTTCATTGTAATGTTTGTGGTAAGACTTTTAACAATTCTTCGAATTTCAAAAAGCATCAGCGTACACATTCGGTACAAGATATTATTGCGAAAGTGAAAACGGATGAAATCTTTCATTCAAAACAGCCGCTTCGAATTAAAAATGGCATGAGCTATCCGAATGGCGTGTGTGCGTTTTTAAACCGAAAAGATCTAGGTAAAATGGTGCTAAACGATGACGATATTAAATTTGTATCTGAAAAGAAAACGCCTGAGAAAAGTAACGAGAAATTAATTATGAATGAAGTCACCCCTTCCATAACGACAAGTAGCTTTAAAGCGAGACAACCCTTTAACTTGACTGACATTAAGGCAATACAAATGGTGCACTTTCAGAATGAAGTAGACCTGGTTTCAGAATACTCCATCTTAAACGGTGAAACTGTATTTCACACAAACGCAGAGGGAAGCATTAAACCAAAGTTTTCTAGGTCCCCCACATTTGAATGTAGCAATACTGCGTCATCTGAAGCTGAAAATGTCAACTATTACACTAAAGAAGCACAAGACATATATGTGGAAATATCTGATACTACTGATGATgaatgtgatgatgatgatggtgtggtTGGTCTTGCCAGATGTTCATTTCAATACCCGATAAAAGATCCTAAGCCTAAAGTTGAGATGGATGAGAAAGAGATCCAGTCTCCAAATGAGAATACACTACTTGCTGAGGAGTTAATTCAGGGTGACAATGAAAATATCGAGAGTGATTTACCCCTCAGTGTTTCAGATGGGGCAGACCAAGAAGACCTGATCCTAGAAAGAAGTATGGAGCATTGGGACTCTAACATAAATAACTTTGACCAAGATGGGTGTCAATTTTTCGAAATGGAATCTAAACCCTACATTTGTTTTGTGTGCTCCAAACGGTTTAAAAGGGCTACAGACTTAAAAGAGCATTTGAGGGTTCACACGGGGGAAAGGCCTTTTGTCTGTCAAGTTTGTGGCAAAGGATTCACTCAGTCGTCCGCTCTGTCTAGTCACCAACGCATCCATACCGGTGAAAAGCCTTTTCAGTGTGACGTGTGTTACAAAAGATTTAATAATTCTTCCAACTTTTCTAAACATAAGAGAGTGCACACCGGAGAGCGGCCACATAATTGTCCACTTTGCGGAAAGAGCTTTCAGGAGAAACGTAGAGTGAAGAGGCATTTGAGAGCTGTCCACCATATCTTGGAGTGA